A part of Candidatus Electrothrix aestuarii genomic DNA contains:
- the fbp gene encoding class 1 fructose-bisphosphatase: MPKRKGITVSRQIMDSQRMHPEATGELTGLLNELIVAAKIISAEVNMAGLAGILGQSGKTNVQGEDVQKLDDFANRTIKRRMEQCGYICIMGSEEDEGVIPVLDGYEGKYTLAFDPLDGSSNIDVNVSIGTIFSVHRRKSKGKQGDMSDLLQSGSEQVAAGYIIYGSSTVLVYTTGHGDGVHGFTLDPSVGEFFLSHPDITIPKQAKYYSINEAYSRYWYDEAREYVDKLKDMDEKGECSYSLRYIGSLVADFHRNLIKGGVFLYPRDKKSTDKPDGKLRLLYEAAPLAMIAEEAGGLAITDDGRRIMDIEPKDLHQRVALIIGSHDEVAMAEEYFKKG, translated from the coding sequence ATGCCAAAAAGAAAAGGTATTACAGTCAGCAGACAGATCATGGATAGCCAGCGGATGCATCCGGAAGCCACCGGCGAGCTCACTGGCCTGCTCAATGAACTTATTGTGGCAGCAAAGATTATCAGTGCTGAGGTGAATATGGCCGGTCTTGCAGGAATCCTGGGGCAATCCGGTAAGACCAATGTGCAGGGCGAGGATGTCCAGAAACTGGATGATTTTGCGAACCGCACCATCAAACGCAGAATGGAGCAATGCGGATATATCTGCATTATGGGTTCGGAAGAGGATGAAGGCGTCATTCCGGTCCTTGATGGCTATGAGGGAAAGTATACTCTGGCCTTTGACCCCTTGGACGGTTCCTCTAATATTGATGTGAATGTTAGTATCGGGACGATTTTTTCTGTCCATCGCCGAAAAAGCAAGGGCAAGCAGGGCGATATGTCGGACCTGCTGCAATCTGGTAGTGAGCAGGTGGCTGCCGGTTATATTATCTATGGTTCCAGCACGGTGCTGGTTTACACCACCGGGCATGGTGACGGGGTGCATGGTTTTACCCTGGATCCCAGCGTGGGCGAGTTTTTTCTCTCCCATCCTGATATCACTATCCCCAAACAGGCAAAATATTACAGCATCAACGAGGCGTACTCACGCTATTGGTATGATGAGGCCCGTGAATACGTTGATAAATTGAAAGACATGGATGAAAAGGGCGAGTGCTCCTATAGTCTGCGCTATATCGGTTCCTTAGTGGCAGATTTTCATCGTAATTTAATTAAAGGTGGTGTGTTCCTCTATCCCAGGGACAAGAAGAGCACCGACAAACCCGATGGCAAGCTGCGTCTGCTCTACGAGGCTGCTCCGTTGGCAATGATTGCGGAAGAGGCCGGAGGTCTGGCGATTACCGATGACGGACGCCGGATTATGGATATTGAGCCCAAGGATCTGCATCAGCGGGTGGCCCTTATTATCGGGTCCCATGATGAGGTGGCTATGGCGGAAGAGTATTTTAAGAAGGGGTGA
- a CDS encoding leucyl aminopeptidase gives MIFELNQKEPELFSGDLLVYFIQETGEKGVPCSSKAVRRELKLAWKSGDFTGKKGQTFLFYPSVTAKHPAAYRVLAVGLGKLADVTDKNILREQIRLAAGTAVKQVTGRKIKSMMAVLPEKTGLDDQEVAECLTEGLILGSYRFDKYKSKKEGQDELTEIEAFSLQVGALNSKAAQKGMDLGKKAADAACRARDMANEPGNGWPPVKFAEFAQKLARKHKLFCEVIEKDAMEKLGMGGILGVNQGSALPPKLVILKYEGGKKTDPTLMLVGKGLTFDSGGISLKPGLGMEDMKYDMCGGAAVICTMQAIAQERPKGINVVALVPSTENLPASTALKPGDIITHYGGKTSEIINTDAEGRLILADALAYGIATYSPDAVIDLATLTGAVIIGLGNHRTGLLSTDDTLSEQILTAGDRAGEPLWRLPLGPEYSEQIKSQVADIKNTGGRGGGTITAAAYLQEFVGNTPWAHLDIAGTAWNFTEKSYIPKGPSGIAVRTLVDLVRHWQGKKKEG, from the coding sequence ATGATATTTGAGTTGAATCAAAAGGAACCAGAGCTGTTCAGTGGGGATCTGCTGGTCTATTTTATTCAGGAAACCGGGGAGAAAGGGGTTCCTTGTTCGTCCAAGGCCGTGCGTAGGGAGTTGAAGCTCGCCTGGAAGAGCGGTGATTTTACCGGAAAGAAGGGGCAGACCTTTTTGTTTTATCCCTCTGTAACAGCAAAACACCCTGCTGCTTACCGGGTCTTGGCTGTCGGCCTGGGGAAACTCGCCGACGTGACCGATAAAAATATTCTGCGTGAGCAGATCAGGCTGGCAGCCGGGACAGCTGTGAAGCAGGTAACAGGCCGTAAGATCAAGAGCATGATGGCTGTCCTGCCAGAGAAAACTGGTTTAGATGATCAAGAGGTTGCTGAATGCCTGACCGAGGGGCTTATTCTGGGGAGCTACCGTTTTGATAAGTATAAGAGCAAGAAAGAAGGACAGGATGAGTTGACTGAGATTGAAGCCTTTTCCCTTCAGGTTGGCGCGCTCAATTCCAAGGCTGCCCAGAAGGGAATGGACCTGGGGAAGAAGGCAGCCGATGCGGCCTGTCGGGCCAGGGATATGGCCAATGAGCCGGGCAATGGCTGGCCTCCAGTGAAATTTGCAGAATTTGCTCAGAAGCTGGCACGGAAGCATAAGCTCTTTTGTGAGGTCATTGAAAAAGATGCTATGGAAAAACTGGGCATGGGCGGTATCCTGGGCGTGAATCAGGGCTCTGCCCTGCCACCCAAGTTGGTTATCCTGAAATACGAGGGAGGAAAGAAAACAGATCCGACCCTGATGCTGGTAGGAAAGGGGCTGACCTTTGATTCCGGTGGTATCAGCCTGAAGCCGGGCCTGGGCATGGAGGATATGAAGTACGATATGTGCGGTGGTGCTGCGGTTATCTGCACTATGCAGGCCATTGCTCAGGAGCGTCCTAAGGGGATTAATGTGGTGGCCTTGGTGCCTTCCACAGAGAACCTGCCAGCTTCCACCGCTCTGAAGCCCGGTGATATCATCACCCATTACGGTGGCAAAACCTCGGAGATCATCAATACCGATGCCGAGGGGCGCCTGATCCTTGCTGATGCCTTGGCCTACGGCATTGCAACCTATAGCCCTGATGCGGTTATTGACCTGGCAACTCTGACCGGAGCTGTTATTATTGGTCTTGGCAATCACCGTACTGGTCTGCTGTCCACCGATGACACCTTGTCTGAGCAGATCCTGACGGCCGGAGATCGGGCCGGGGAGCCCCTATGGCGCCTACCCTTGGGACCTGAGTATTCAGAGCAGATCAAATCCCAGGTAGCTGATATTAAGAACACCGGTGGCCGGGGAGGGGGAACTATTACCGCTGCGGCCTATCTTCAGGAATTTGTCGGCAATACCCCTTGGGCACACCTGGATATCGCCGGGACGGCCTGGAATTTTACTGAGAAGAGTTACATACCCAAGGGGCCTTCCGGGATAGCGGTTCGTACCCTGGTGGATCTGGTTCGCCATTGGCAGGGGAAAAAGAAGGAGGGGTGA
- a CDS encoding nitrate reductase cytochrome c-type subunit, whose amino-acid sequence MKWIVFPLYLLSFVFFVSVVNSEDVESLRGSADIPAGSIPAVDMDWQPPGTTVPRTSAHQPPLIAHDITGMKITYDVNPCLGCHGLEASGAPKPFETHYTDRDGKKGEDISRRWYFCTQCHVGQVDAKPLVENTFEGK is encoded by the coding sequence ATGAAATGGATCGTATTTCCTCTGTATCTTTTGAGTTTTGTTTTTTTTGTATCCGTTGTCAATAGTGAAGATGTTGAATCGTTGCGCGGGAGCGCGGATATTCCTGCCGGGTCAATCCCTGCTGTGGACATGGATTGGCAGCCGCCCGGAACCACTGTTCCTCGGACCTCGGCTCACCAACCCCCGCTTATTGCCCATGATATAACTGGGATGAAGATTACATATGATGTGAACCCCTGTTTGGGCTGTCATGGTTTGGAGGCCTCGGGTGCTCCGAAACCATTTGAAACCCATTATACAGATAGGGACGGCAAGAAAGGGGAGGATATTTCCCGGCGTTGGTACTTTTGCACCCAATGTCATGTGGGGCAGGTTGATGCCAAGCCCCTGGTGGAAAATACCTTTGAGGGGAAATGA
- the napH gene encoding quinol dehydrogenase ferredoxin subunit NapH, protein MIAKRKPGQEAVEKKGWVDSHKWLLLRRVSQVGILALFLAGPLCGIWIIRGTLSASEILGFLPMTDPLIMLQSLAAGHPLASSAVVGVLVVVVMYVLLGGGVFCAWVCPVNVVTDAAAWLNRVLERKSGINQGLHLNKNIRYWFIAAILLLSLGSGTIVYEWLNPVTMLQRGILFGMGIGWILILAIFVFDAFLLRRGWCGHLCPMGAMYSLLTSVAVLRVKADGRERCTDCLDCFAVCPEPQVIRPALKGAPESSPLILDKNCLNCGRCIDICPHNVFRFSRRT, encoded by the coding sequence ATGATAGCAAAAAGAAAACCGGGGCAGGAGGCGGTTGAAAAGAAGGGTTGGGTGGATTCTCACAAATGGTTGCTGCTGCGTCGTGTCTCACAGGTGGGTATCCTGGCGCTTTTTCTGGCAGGGCCTTTGTGCGGGATTTGGATTATCAGAGGAACCTTGTCTGCCAGTGAGATTTTGGGATTTCTCCCCATGACAGATCCGCTGATTATGCTCCAATCTCTGGCAGCCGGTCACCCTCTGGCTTCAAGTGCTGTGGTCGGTGTCTTGGTTGTGGTTGTCATGTATGTCCTGCTTGGCGGCGGGGTATTTTGTGCCTGGGTTTGTCCTGTCAACGTAGTGACTGATGCAGCGGCCTGGCTGAACAGAGTATTGGAGAGGAAATCGGGGATAAACCAAGGGCTGCATTTGAATAAAAACATCCGGTACTGGTTCATTGCGGCGATCCTGCTTTTGTCCCTTGGCAGTGGAACCATAGTCTACGAATGGCTCAACCCGGTGACCATGTTGCAGCGGGGAATACTGTTCGGCATGGGCATAGGATGGATTTTGATCCTGGCCATTTTTGTTTTTGATGCCTTTCTGTTGCGACGTGGTTGGTGCGGACATCTTTGCCCGATGGGTGCCATGTACAGCCTGCTGACCTCGGTTGCTGTCCTTCGGGTCAAGGCCGATGGCCGGGAACGATGTACCGATTGCCTGGACTGTTTTGCTGTTTGTCCTGAACCCCAAGTCATTCGACCGGCGTTGAAAGGTGCCCCAGAGAGCTCACCACTCATTCTTGATAAAAACTGTCTGAACTGTGGACGGTGTATTGATATCTGTCCGCATAATGTTTTTCGTTTTTCTCGACGAACTTGA
- the napG gene encoding ferredoxin-type protein NapG: MDEKETRQHHNREEERRRRFLRDTLSAAAGAFVLAVGLGAYQRSAQAVPARAIRPPGALPEKQFQAACLRCGQCVRACHANLLRNSRVEAQGPDQPAEINPNESVQLEPVLRLAEAGHDVPVGTPYFIPRTSPCRLCEDMPCVQACPSGALSKRNLLDEEKKAPSIYEARMGLAVLVDHENCIGFQGLRCDVCYRNCPVLDQALTLDMVANQRTGMHARFIPTVHSEYCTGCGKCERSCILEHPAIKVLPLAQARGELGHHYRLGWQEKEKAGKSLIPEALQLPVRMPEEEP; encoded by the coding sequence ATGGATGAAAAAGAAACAAGACAGCATCATAACAGGGAGGAGGAGAGACGTCGTCGTTTTCTCAGGGATACTTTGTCGGCTGCCGCCGGGGCCTTTGTGCTGGCGGTCGGGCTGGGAGCATATCAACGCTCTGCTCAGGCTGTGCCTGCCCGGGCGATACGACCGCCTGGGGCTCTGCCGGAGAAGCAATTCCAGGCAGCCTGCCTGCGCTGCGGGCAATGTGTCCGGGCCTGTCATGCCAATCTTCTGCGCAATAGCAGGGTGGAGGCGCAGGGGCCTGATCAACCGGCTGAGATTAATCCTAACGAATCTGTACAACTGGAACCGGTCCTGCGCTTGGCCGAAGCAGGCCATGATGTCCCGGTGGGGACTCCGTATTTTATTCCCCGAACCAGCCCTTGCCGCTTATGCGAGGATATGCCCTGCGTGCAGGCCTGTCCTTCCGGGGCCTTGAGTAAGCGAAATCTTCTGGATGAGGAAAAGAAGGCGCCTTCTATCTACGAGGCACGAATGGGACTGGCTGTGCTCGTTGATCACGAAAATTGCATCGGTTTTCAGGGGCTGCGTTGTGATGTCTGTTATCGGAATTGCCCTGTGCTGGATCAGGCCCTGACCCTGGATATGGTGGCGAACCAGCGAACCGGTATGCACGCCCGGTTTATTCCTACGGTGCATTCGGAGTATTGTACCGGCTGCGGCAAATGCGAGCGCTCCTGTATTTTGGAACATCCTGCGATTAAGGTGTTGCCCCTTGCCCAGGCACGAGGTGAGCTGGGGCATCATTATCGCTTGGGATGGCAGGAAAAAGAAAAGGCTGGCAAGTCTCTCATCCCTGAGGCTCTGCAATTGCCTGTGCGGATGCCGGAGGAAGAGCCATGA
- the napA gene encoding nitrate reductase catalytic subunit NapA, with the protein MKLNRRDFIKANAAMAAAAVAGTQLPATQKALAAEGDKGIRWDKAPCRFCGTGCSVLVGTKDGRIVATQGDPDAPVNRGLNCIKGYFLTKIMYGKDRLTRPLLRKKNGKYDKNGEFTPVSWEEAFKIMAKKYKEAIQKNGPTTVGMFGSGQWQVWEGYAASKLFKAGFLSNNLDPNARHCMASAVAGFMRTFGIDEPMGCYDDLENADAFVLWGSNMAEMHPILWSRLTNRRLTALHVKVAVLSTYEHRCFDLADIPMVFKPQTDMVILNYIANYIIQNDKVNKDFVDKHVNFRIGNTDIGYGLRPEDAREKKAANAGDAGGSKEYSFAEYAKYVSEYTLDKAHEISGVPKKDLEALAELYADPKRKVVSYWTMGFNQHTRGTWVNQLCYNVHLLTGKISEPGNGPFSLTGQPSACGTAREVGTFSHRLPADMVVKNPKHREIAEKIWKLPAGTIPGKPGYHAVLQNRMLKDGKLNAYWVMCNNNMQAAANINEEAYPGYRNPKNFVVVSDPYPTVTAMAADLILPTAMWTEKEGAYGNAERRTQFFRQQVKAPGEAKSDLWQLVEFSKYFTTDEIWPQELLDKNPAYKGKTLYEVLFANGQVDKFPLSELQKGHDNDESHHFGFYLQKGLFEEYASFGRGHGHDLAPFEMYHKARGLRWPVVDKKETLWRFREGYDPYVKKGEDIRFYGHKDGKAIIFALPYEPPPEVPDKEYDLWLCTGRVLEHWHSGSMTRRVPELYRAVPDAQVFMHPKEAEKRGLKRGQLVRIASRRGEITCPLETRGRNKPPEGLVFIPWFDAGRLVNKLTLDATCPISKETDYKKCAVKVSKA; encoded by the coding sequence ATGAAGCTAAACAGGCGTGATTTTATTAAGGCCAATGCTGCAATGGCCGCTGCCGCTGTTGCGGGTACGCAGCTCCCGGCCACGCAAAAGGCCCTGGCTGCTGAGGGGGATAAGGGCATCCGATGGGATAAGGCACCTTGTCGTTTTTGCGGGACAGGCTGTAGCGTGTTGGTGGGTACCAAGGACGGTCGGATCGTGGCAACCCAGGGCGATCCAGATGCCCCGGTAAACAGGGGGCTGAACTGTATCAAGGGCTATTTCCTGACCAAAATCATGTACGGCAAGGATCGACTCACCAGGCCCTTGCTGCGCAAGAAGAACGGTAAGTACGATAAAAACGGTGAGTTTACCCCGGTCTCCTGGGAGGAGGCCTTCAAGATCATGGCAAAAAAATACAAAGAGGCTATTCAGAAGAATGGGCCCACCACGGTGGGCATGTTCGGGTCCGGCCAATGGCAGGTCTGGGAAGGCTATGCTGCATCAAAGCTCTTTAAGGCGGGTTTCCTCTCTAATAACCTGGATCCCAATGCCCGGCATTGCATGGCCTCGGCCGTTGCGGGTTTTATGCGTACCTTTGGCATAGATGAGCCTATGGGCTGTTACGATGATCTGGAAAATGCGGACGCCTTTGTCCTCTGGGGCTCCAATATGGCGGAAATGCATCCCATTCTCTGGTCCCGGCTCACCAATCGGCGCCTGACAGCCTTGCATGTGAAGGTGGCAGTTCTTTCCACCTATGAGCATCGTTGTTTTGACTTGGCAGATATCCCTATGGTGTTCAAGCCTCAGACAGATATGGTCATCCTGAATTATATTGCCAATTATATTATCCAGAATGATAAGGTGAATAAGGATTTCGTGGATAAGCACGTTAACTTCCGCATCGGTAATACCGATATCGGTTATGGCCTGCGCCCGGAAGATGCCAGGGAAAAGAAGGCGGCCAATGCTGGAGATGCAGGCGGCTCAAAGGAGTACAGTTTTGCGGAGTATGCCAAGTATGTCTCCGAGTACACTCTGGACAAGGCCCATGAAATATCAGGGGTTCCGAAAAAGGATTTAGAGGCCTTGGCTGAGCTCTATGCTGATCCCAAACGCAAGGTGGTGTCCTACTGGACTATGGGCTTTAACCAGCATACCCGTGGCACCTGGGTGAATCAGCTCTGCTATAATGTCCATCTGCTCACTGGCAAGATTTCTGAGCCAGGCAATGGCCCCTTTTCGCTCACCGGCCAGCCCTCGGCCTGCGGTACGGCCCGAGAGGTGGGTACCTTCTCTCATCGTCTGCCTGCTGACATGGTGGTGAAAAACCCCAAGCATCGTGAGATAGCAGAGAAGATCTGGAAATTACCCGCTGGTACCATTCCTGGGAAACCTGGTTATCATGCTGTGCTCCAGAACAGGATGCTCAAGGACGGCAAGCTCAATGCCTATTGGGTCATGTGTAATAATAATATGCAGGCCGCAGCTAATATCAACGAGGAAGCCTATCCGGGCTATCGCAATCCGAAAAACTTTGTCGTGGTTTCTGATCCCTATCCCACGGTTACAGCAATGGCTGCTGACCTGATCCTGCCCACAGCCATGTGGACAGAAAAGGAAGGGGCCTATGGCAATGCGGAACGTCGAACCCAGTTCTTCCGCCAGCAGGTTAAGGCGCCTGGTGAGGCAAAGAGTGATCTCTGGCAGTTGGTGGAGTTTTCCAAATACTTCACAACCGATGAGATCTGGCCTCAGGAGCTCCTCGACAAGAATCCCGCCTATAAGGGCAAGACCCTGTATGAGGTGCTCTTTGCCAATGGTCAGGTGGACAAATTTCCTTTGAGTGAGTTGCAAAAGGGGCATGACAACGACGAGTCTCATCATTTTGGTTTTTATCTGCAAAAGGGGCTGTTTGAGGAATATGCCAGTTTTGGTCGAGGTCATGGTCACGACTTGGCTCCCTTTGAAATGTACCATAAGGCACGCGGCCTGCGTTGGCCGGTGGTGGATAAGAAAGAGACCCTATGGCGGTTCCGGGAAGGTTATGATCCATACGTGAAGAAAGGCGAGGATATACGATTTTATGGTCATAAAGATGGTAAAGCAATCATTTTTGCCTTGCCTTACGAGCCTCCTCCTGAAGTACCGGATAAGGAGTATGATCTCTGGCTCTGTACTGGTCGGGTCCTGGAGCATTGGCATTCCGGTTCCATGACCCGGAGGGTACCGGAGCTGTACCGGGCTGTGCCTGATGCCCAGGTGTTCATGCATCCCAAGGAAGCGGAAAAACGTGGCCTCAAGCGCGGACAGCTGGTCAGGATCGCCTCCCGTCGGGGTGAGATTACCTGTCCGCTGGAGACTCGGGGACGGAATAAACCGCCGGAAGGGCTGGTGTTCATCCCCTGGTTTGATGCGGGCCGCTTGGTGAATAAACTCACCCTGGATGCGACTTGTCCGATCTCGAAAGAGACGGATTACAAGAAATGCGCGGTCAAGGTGAGCAAGGCCTGA